A single window of Ictalurus punctatus breed USDA103 chromosome 27, Coco_2.0, whole genome shotgun sequence DNA harbors:
- the nap1l4b gene encoding nucleosome assembly protein 1-like 4b yields the protein MEGDKIEAKGKVGDLVMQNPQALAALQDRLDNLTQGPSVMDSLPLSVRRRVNALKNLQVKSSHIEAKFYEEVHELERKYAALYQPLFDKRKSIVTGTVEPTDEECEWQSESDHEDEELADELQKKASIEEKKAEEGGAAEENPKGIPEFWLTIFRSVDMLSDMLQEADEPILKHLEDIKVTFSGPDEPMSFTLEFHFEPNSYFKNTVLTKVYKMKSEPDTDEPFSFEGPEIIDCEGCEIEWHKGKDVTVKTIKKKQKHKGRGVVRMVTKQVPTDSFFNFFNPIKVSPDSEWDEDSEITLATDFEIGHFFRERIVPRAVLYFTGEALEDEESFEDVELDEGEEEDQEDDMEEEEEEGDAKA from the exons ATGGAAGGAGATAAGATTGAAGCCAAAG GTAAGGTGGGCGATCTGGTGATGCAGAACCCACAAGCATTGGCGGCTCTTCAGGACAGACTAGACAACTTAACACAGGGTCCTTCAGTTATGGACAG CTTACCGCTGTCCGTCAGGAGAAGAGTCAACGCCTTAAAGAATCTCCAAGTAAAGAGTTCACACATAGAAGCCAAATTTTACGAAGAGGTACACGAGCTGGAAAGAAAGTACGCTGCTCTATATCAGCCACTGTTTGACAAG AGGAAAAGCATTGTAACTGGTACAGTGGAACCTACAGACGAGGAATGTGAATGGCAGAGCGAGAGCGATCACGAGGATGAAGAGCTAGCG GATGAGCTACAGAAGAAAGCCTCCATAGAAGAGAAGAAAGCGGAAGAGGGGGGCGCTGCCGAGGAAAATCCCAAAGGAATTCCTGAATTCTGGCTCACTATATTCCGCAGTGTGGACATGCTGAGCGATATGCTACAG GAAGCCGACGAGCCAATCCTTAAACATCTAGAGGATATTAAAGTGACGTTTTCTGGACCCGACGAACCTATG AGTTTCACTTTAGAGTTTCACTTTGAACCTAACAGCTACTTTAAAAACACTGTCCTCACAAAAGTCTACAAGATGAAGTCGGAACCCGACACGGACGAGCCGTTCTCCTTCGAAGGCCCGGAGATCATCGACTGTGAGGG ATGTGAGATCGAATGGCACAAAGGGAAAGATGTTACCGTCAAAACTATTAAGAAAAAACAGAAGCACAAGGGCAGGGGTGTCGTGAGGATGGTCACTAAACAAGTGCCCACTGACTCCTTTTTTAACTTTTTCAACCCAAttaaag TTTCCCCGGATAGTGAATGG GATGAGGACTCTGAAATCACTCTAGCCACAGATTTTGAAATCGGACATTTCTTCCGAGAGAGGATAGTACCGAGAGCCGTGCTGTACTTCACCGGAGAGGCGCTGGAGGATGAAGAGAGC TTCGAGGACGTAGAGCTCGATGAAGGTGAAGAGGAG GATCAAGAGGATGAtatggaggaagaagaggaggaaggagaTGCAAAG GCGTAA